In Vigna unguiculata cultivar IT97K-499-35 chromosome 3, ASM411807v1, whole genome shotgun sequence, a single genomic region encodes these proteins:
- the LOC114175302 gene encoding two-component response regulator-like APRR2 isoform X1 — MVFTANDLQEWKDFPKGLKVLLLEGDSISAAEIRAKLEAMDYNVSTFCDENEALSAISSTPQNFHIAIVEVSSSSSQGGFKFLENAKDLPIIMTSNNHCLNIMMKCIALGAVEFLSKPLSEDKLRNIWQHVVHKAFSSGTSILCESLKPVKESLVTMLQLPTDNEQDENKVSIDIDEAARFTDYDHVLSPGNDKYPAPSTPQLMHGTRLLDDGDCQDQTNCSTEKESGEHDGESKSVETTCGNLNAETESTPQERKSDMTLAREEVDLVDASKGESIASLHTQKRKVLSNPDKNTKSANIVGVVSDSCEIKPRRKKMKVDWTPELHKKFVKAVEQLSIDQAIPSRILEIMKVEGLTRHNVASHLQKYRMHRRQIFPKEEDRKWLNQRERIYCVQRPIMAFPPYHSNQTLPMAPIYPMWGQSSTQTAGMHIWSSPGYPLWQPTAEHWHWKPIPGMHADAWGCPVLPVPPPQAPFPYTKNMPALLNADATGQTFTMPQSSLEHYPCYDACMQAEEVVDKVVKEAVSKPWLPLPLGLKPPSTDSVLAELSRQGICSIPPRSSKGSN, encoded by the exons ATGGTTTTCACTGCCAATGATTTACAAGAATGGAAAGATTTTCCCAAAGGACTCAAGGTTCTTCTTCTTGAGGGAGACAGCATTTCTGCTGCCGAGATAAGGGCAAAGCTTGAAGCCATGGACTATAATG TTTCTACATTCTGTGATGAGAATGAAGCTTTGTCAGCAATCTCAAGTACACCTCAAAACTTCCACATTGCCATAGTAGAG GTGAGTTCAAGCAGTAGCCAGGGAGGTTTCAAATTTCTTGAGAATGCCAAGGACTTGCCAATAATTA TGACTTCTAACAACCATTGCCTGAACATCATGATGAAGTGCATAGCG ctTGGTGCAGTTGAGTTCCTCAGCAAACCACTCTCTGAGGACAAGCTCAGAAATATCTGGCAGCATGTGGTTCACAAG GCATTCAGTTCTGGGACAAGTATCCTGTGTGAATCGCTTAAACCTGTCAAGGAATCTCTAGTGACTATGTTGCAGCTCCCAACAGACAATGaacaagatgaaaataaagtatcCATTGATATAGATGAGGCAGCCAGGTTTACTGATTATGATCATGTACTGTCTCCTGGAAATGATAAATATCCAGCTCCTTCAACCCCACAATTGATGCATGGGACAAGATTGTTAGACGATGGTGATTGCCAAGACCAGACTAATTGCTCCACAGAAAAAGAAAGTGGGGAACATGATGGAGAATCTAAATCTGTCGAAACTACTTGTGGAAATTTGAATGCTGAAACTGAAAGTACTCCTCAAGAAAGGAAATCTGATATGACTTTGGCTAGGGAGGAAGTGGATTTAGTTGATGCTTCCAAGGGTGAGAGTATTGCCTCTCTACATACACAAAAAAGAAAGGTTCTAAGCAACCCTGACAAAAATACCAAATCTGCAAATATAGTAGGCGTTGTTAGTGATTCATGTGAGATAAAGCCAAGGCGGAAGAAGATGAAA GTAGACTGGACGCCTGAGCTGCACAAAAAATTTGTGAAGGCAGTTGAGCAACTAAGCATTGATCAAGCCATTCCTTCTAGAATATTAGAGATAATGAAAGTGGAGGGTTTGACAAGGCATAATGTGGCAAGCCATCTTCAG AAGTACAGAATGCATAGGAGACAAATCTTTCCCAAGGAAGAAGATCGGAAATGGCTGAATCAAAGAGAAAGGATCTATTGTGTTCAAAGACCAATTATGGCCTTTCCTCCATATCATTCTAATCAAACCCTTCCTATGGCTCCTATATATCCTATGTGGGGACAATCTAGCACTCAAACAGCTGGCATGCATATTTGGAGCTCTCCTGGTTATCCCTTGTGGCAGCCTACTGCTGAACATTGGCACTGGAAACCGATTCCAGGG ATGCATGCAGATGCATGGGGCTGTCCAGTGTTACCAGTACCACCTCCTCAAGCTCCTTTTCCCTACACTAAG AACATGCCTGCGTTGCTCAATGCGGATGCAACAGGTCAGACGTTTACGATGCCACAAAGTTCCTTAGAGCATTATCCG TGTTACGATGCATGCATGCAGGCAGAGGAGGTTGTTGACAAGGTTGTGAAAGAGGCAGTAAGCAAACCATGGCTACCATTGCCTTTGGGACTGAAACCCCCTTCCACAGACAGTGTGTTGGCTGAGTTATCAAGACAAGGCATTTGCAGCATTCCTCCTAGGAGCAGCAAGGGTTCAAATTGA
- the LOC114175302 gene encoding two-component response regulator-like APRR2 isoform X2 translates to MVFTANDLQEWKDFPKGLKVLLLEGDSISAAEIRAKLEAMDYNVSTFCDENEALSAISSTPQNFHIAIVEVSSSSSQGGFKFLENAKDLPIIMTSNNHCLNIMMKCIALGAVEFLSKPLSEDKLRNIWQHVVHKAFSSGTSILCESLKPVKESLVTMLQLPTDNEQDENKVSIDIDEAARFTDYDHVLSPGNDKYPAPSTPQLMHGTRLLDDGDCQDQTNCSTEKESGEHDGESKSVETTCGNLNAETESTPQERKSDMTLAREEVDLVDASKGESIASLHTQKRKVLSNPDKNTKSANIVGVVSDSCEIKPRRKKMKVDWTPELHKKFVKAVEQLSIDQAIPSRILEIMKVEGLTRHNVASHLQKYRMHRRQIFPKEEDRKWLNQRERIYCVQRPIMAFPPYHSNQTLPMAPIYPMWGQSSTQTAGMHIWSSPGYPLWQPTAEHWHWKPIPGMHADAWGCPVLPVPPPQAPFPYTKNMPALLNADATGQTFTMPQSSLEHYPAEEVVDKVVKEAVSKPWLPLPLGLKPPSTDSVLAELSRQGICSIPPRSSKGSN, encoded by the exons ATGGTTTTCACTGCCAATGATTTACAAGAATGGAAAGATTTTCCCAAAGGACTCAAGGTTCTTCTTCTTGAGGGAGACAGCATTTCTGCTGCCGAGATAAGGGCAAAGCTTGAAGCCATGGACTATAATG TTTCTACATTCTGTGATGAGAATGAAGCTTTGTCAGCAATCTCAAGTACACCTCAAAACTTCCACATTGCCATAGTAGAG GTGAGTTCAAGCAGTAGCCAGGGAGGTTTCAAATTTCTTGAGAATGCCAAGGACTTGCCAATAATTA TGACTTCTAACAACCATTGCCTGAACATCATGATGAAGTGCATAGCG ctTGGTGCAGTTGAGTTCCTCAGCAAACCACTCTCTGAGGACAAGCTCAGAAATATCTGGCAGCATGTGGTTCACAAG GCATTCAGTTCTGGGACAAGTATCCTGTGTGAATCGCTTAAACCTGTCAAGGAATCTCTAGTGACTATGTTGCAGCTCCCAACAGACAATGaacaagatgaaaataaagtatcCATTGATATAGATGAGGCAGCCAGGTTTACTGATTATGATCATGTACTGTCTCCTGGAAATGATAAATATCCAGCTCCTTCAACCCCACAATTGATGCATGGGACAAGATTGTTAGACGATGGTGATTGCCAAGACCAGACTAATTGCTCCACAGAAAAAGAAAGTGGGGAACATGATGGAGAATCTAAATCTGTCGAAACTACTTGTGGAAATTTGAATGCTGAAACTGAAAGTACTCCTCAAGAAAGGAAATCTGATATGACTTTGGCTAGGGAGGAAGTGGATTTAGTTGATGCTTCCAAGGGTGAGAGTATTGCCTCTCTACATACACAAAAAAGAAAGGTTCTAAGCAACCCTGACAAAAATACCAAATCTGCAAATATAGTAGGCGTTGTTAGTGATTCATGTGAGATAAAGCCAAGGCGGAAGAAGATGAAA GTAGACTGGACGCCTGAGCTGCACAAAAAATTTGTGAAGGCAGTTGAGCAACTAAGCATTGATCAAGCCATTCCTTCTAGAATATTAGAGATAATGAAAGTGGAGGGTTTGACAAGGCATAATGTGGCAAGCCATCTTCAG AAGTACAGAATGCATAGGAGACAAATCTTTCCCAAGGAAGAAGATCGGAAATGGCTGAATCAAAGAGAAAGGATCTATTGTGTTCAAAGACCAATTATGGCCTTTCCTCCATATCATTCTAATCAAACCCTTCCTATGGCTCCTATATATCCTATGTGGGGACAATCTAGCACTCAAACAGCTGGCATGCATATTTGGAGCTCTCCTGGTTATCCCTTGTGGCAGCCTACTGCTGAACATTGGCACTGGAAACCGATTCCAGGG ATGCATGCAGATGCATGGGGCTGTCCAGTGTTACCAGTACCACCTCCTCAAGCTCCTTTTCCCTACACTAAG AACATGCCTGCGTTGCTCAATGCGGATGCAACAGGTCAGACGTTTACGATGCCACAAAGTTCCTTAGAGCATTATCCG GCAGAGGAGGTTGTTGACAAGGTTGTGAAAGAGGCAGTAAGCAAACCATGGCTACCATTGCCTTTGGGACTGAAACCCCCTTCCACAGACAGTGTGTTGGCTGAGTTATCAAGACAAGGCATTTGCAGCATTCCTCCTAGGAGCAGCAAGGGTTCAAATTGA